In one Takifugu flavidus isolate HTHZ2018 chromosome 9, ASM371156v2, whole genome shotgun sequence genomic region, the following are encoded:
- the apln gene encoding apelin isoform X2, with protein MNVKILTLVIVLLVSLLCSTSAGPMASTEHGKELEEAATVRKMVQQNPARGGQTHRPAGWKRRRPRPRLSHKGPMPF; from the exons ATGAATGTGAAGATCCTGACGCTGGTGATTGTGCTCttggtgtctctgctgtgttctACCAGTGCTG GTCCCATGGCCTCCACGGAGCATGGCAAAGAGCTGGAAGAGGCAGCTACGGTGAGAAAAATGGTCCAGCAAAATCCTGCGAGGGGCGGtcagacccacagaccagccggCTGGAAGAGGAGACGCCCACGGCCACGTCTTTCCCACAAGGGGCCAATGCCATTCTAG
- the apln gene encoding apelin isoform X1, which yields METRSQVSPGDAQHGNNAHTPALIHTKGPMASTEHGKELEEAATVRKMVQQNPARGGQTHRPAGWKRRRPRPRLSHKGPMPF from the exons ATGGAGACACGCAGTCAGGTTTCACCAGGAGATGCGCAGCATGGAaacaatgcacacacacctgccctcataCACACAAAAG GTCCCATGGCCTCCACGGAGCATGGCAAAGAGCTGGAAGAGGCAGCTACGGTGAGAAAAATGGTCCAGCAAAATCCTGCGAGGGGCGGtcagacccacagaccagccggCTGGAAGAGGAGACGCCCACGGCCACGTCTTTCCCACAAGGGGCCAATGCCATTCTAG